The window GGTTTCATGCCCTCAACAACGAGCTGAGATCGCTCGTTATCAACTACAGGCGATACGTTCTATATCCAACAGGCAATGTGAAACGGGAGAAATACACGATTCAGAAAGGTGTCTGGAAATTCAACCAATACTATGACATCAGACCGGGAAAAAGGGAGTTTTATAATGATTTCGTGATCCACGAGCACCTGCCTGTGATGCAGACCATCGATTACATGGAAGTGACCGGGGGATGGAACGTCCTGTTCGGCGGAACGAGCCAGATCATCGCCGAGTTTACGGTGAAAGACCCTGAAAATATAGGAAAACTACTCAAGAATGAGGCTTTCAGGGATGTATCCATGAAACTGAAGAACGAATTTGTAGACAACTACCACACCAGGATTCTTCGGTGCACCGAGCGATTCGACGACATGAAATGGGTGAGGCTTTGAAGCGCCCAGATTGACAAATACTTTCGTGATTTTTCCGCTCAAGTGTTCCTCCCGGGATGTTGCTTATCTTTCTTGATTCTCTTTTTTGATAGGAGAAAGTGCTCCACATATGATAAAAACCATCTCTTAAGAGTGCAAAACAGAATCGTGCCTATGCTTCGTAATCCAGCCTGGGCGTTGGGTGATGAAATGGGTTGTACATTCCCTTGGGCCATCCTGTAACCACAGTCAAACAATCCACCGTGAGGCTCGAAACAAGACTCGGCGAAGGTTTGTTATGTCGGGCTGCCTGTGTTCTCTGACGCTGATACCTGAGGAGCGCGTTTTATGGGGTGTCTGTTTGAAGTGATGAAAACCTCCATGTTTGCAATCTTTTTGGCGATTGCCGGCTGCGCCTCTTTGCCTGAGCCAAAGGAGGCGAATCAGCCGGTTCCATCCGTGGACCTCGCAGAATACATGGGCCGGTGGTATGCCGTTGCGTCTCTGCCGGCCTGGTTTCAGCGGGATTGCCACTGCGTGAAGGCGGAATATTCGATGATGAAGGACTATGTCGCCGTCATCAACTCCTGCCGTAAGGGGTCTCCCGACGCCCCCATGAAGGTGAGTACGGCCAAGGCCTTTATGGTGCCGGGGTCGAACGGCGCAGAACTCCGGGTCCAGTTCTTCTGGCCCTTCAAGGGCGACTACTGGATCATCGCGTTGGACGAGGATTACCGCTGGGCCATGGTCGGACATCCTTCCCGCAAATACCTCTGGATTATGAGCCGCACCCCTGGCATGGATCAGGACGTTTACGAGACATTGGTGGGTTCGGCTGAGGCGAAAGGGTATCCTGTGCATAGGCTCGAGCGCATCCCGCAGGGGTGTGAGCCATATGATTCGACCTCCGCATCAAGAGGCTCATCCGGTTCGCCGGCCTGGCAGTAAGGTGGCTTTGCATCGCCGAAACTTTTAAAAGCAAAGGCGCTGACTTCACTCCGAGATCTGGACCGCCCTCCGCAGAGGCCTGGGCACGTGTTCTGTGAAGCAGAGAGGAGGCCGGCGCAGGGAGAGGCCTAAAACCTTATTTGGCTTGACATCGGAGAACCGATGCTCCAGAGTCGTGCTCAGTGTAAGGGAGGCTCGATGATCTGAAGGAACTGAAGTGAGGAGGAACAACATGAGAAAGATTGGGGTTATTATTGCAGGTTTTCTGCTGATGTTCACCTACGGCTGCAGCGGGGAAGATGCCCAGAAAGCGGCGCAAGAGACTAAAGAAGTGGTAACAGCCACAGAGGAAAAGGCCGGCCAGGTCAAGCAGGAAATTTCGGAAACGGCTGAGGAAGCCGGAGCCGCGGCAGAGCAAACCGCTGGTCAGGCGGCGGATGAGGCCGAGGAAGCCGCTGATCAAGCCGCCTCCACCACGGAGGAAGCAGCCGGAGAGGTAGAGGCTCAATCCAAGGATGTGGTCGAAGACACGGTGTCCGCCACGGAAGAGGCGGCTGGGCAGATCACGGAAAAAGCGGGGGAAATGCTCGAAGACGCTAAGTCGGCTGCCGCGGAGGGGGTTTCTCAGCTGAGCGACAAAGCGACGAAAATGATGGATGACGGGTCATCCGCCACGGAGGAGGCCGCTGCCGGCGC of the Desulfatiglans anilini DSM 4660 genome contains:
- a CDS encoding lipocalin family protein, whose product is MFAIFLAIAGCASLPEPKEANQPVPSVDLAEYMGRWYAVASLPAWFQRDCHCVKAEYSMMKDYVAVINSCRKGSPDAPMKVSTAKAFMVPGSNGAELRVQFFWPFKGDYWIIALDEDYRWAMVGHPSRKYLWIMSRTPGMDQDVYETLVGSAEAKGYPVHRLERIPQGCEPYDSTSASRGSSGSPAWQ